CCCATCACCAAGCAACCTTATAGCCGTGATCCCCGCTACGTGGCCAAAAAAGCAGAGGCCTATGTGAAGAGTTCTGGAGTGGGGGATAGTATCAACTTCGGGCCCGAGGCCGAGTTTTTCATCTTCGATTCAGTGCGTTTTGATCAAACCTGCAATTCCGGTTTTTATTTTGTGGATTCCGTGGAAGGTCGCTGGAATTCCGGCAATGAAATCCTTCCCGATGGTTCCACCAACCTAGGCTACCTGCCTCAGAATAAGGGCGGATATTATCCCGTAGCCCCTGTGGATACCCTGGTGGATATTCGCGCTGAGATGTGTCTCGAAATGGAAAAGGTGGGAATGATTGTAGAAGCTCAGCATCACGAAGTGGCTACCGGTGGGCAATGTGAAATCGATTTTAAATTTTCTACCTTAACCACCACCGCCGATAATTTAATGTGGTTTAAGTACATTGTGAAAAATGTTGCGCGTCGTTACGGAAAGACCGTGACCTTTATGCCCAAACCTTTGTTCGGTGACAATGGTTCGGGTATGCATTGCCATCAATCCATCTGGAAAGGTTCTACGCCCTTGTTTGCGGGTGAAAAATATGGCGGTATTTCCGAGATGGCTTTGCACTACATTGGCGGTATCTTGAAACATTCCCGTTCCCTGGCTGCCTTTACCAATCCGACCACCAACTCCTATCGTCGTCTGGTGCCGGGTTATGAGGCTCCCGTCAATTTAGCTTACTCCGCTCGTAACCGTTCTGCGGCGATTCGTATTCCCATTGTTTCGTCTCCCAAGGCAAAGCGTATCGAAGTGCGCTTTCCTGATCCTTCTGCCAATGGCTATCTGGCTTTCGCGGCCCTGTGTATGGCAGGTCTCGATGGTATTGCGAATAAGATTGATCCAGGTTTGGCCCTGGAGAAGGATATTTATGCTCTTTCTTCTGAAGAATTAAGAAGTGTTCCTCAAATGCCTGGAAGCCTGGAAGAGTCTTTGAATGCCTTACGAGAAGACAATGCCTACTTGTTAAAGGGCGATGTGTTTACCGAAGATCTGCTCACTAAATGGTTGGAATATAAAACCGAGAATGAAGTGGATCCTGTTCGCTTGCGTCCAGTTCCTTACGAATTCTCGCTTTATTTTGATATTTAATCGCCAGTCCCCTCTCTCTTGAGAGCATAGGTATCTACACATCTTTTGGTATTGCCCCCTCTTAAGCTAAGAGGGGGTTGGGGGAGTTATGGAAAACCGTGCAAATTACAGTATTTTTGAGTTCAGCAAGATCTTCCATAACCCCTCCTAACCTCCCCTTAGCTTAAGGGGAGGAACAGCAGAGTCAATAAAACCAATAGTTTGCTGAGATGTGTAGATACCTATGCTTGAGAGGGTGAGGAATCAATTGCAGAATAGTTGCAGGAAGGGGGCCGCCATAAATCATTTTGGTTTATAGTGTCCCCCTTCTTTTTTTTGGGATTAGTCTGTCACTAATATCGGTCAAACACCTGGCTGTTCACATCCCCAATATAGCTGTTGTAGGCATGGATAAAATTATCCAGTAGGGTGTCATTTACCTTTTGTTGTGTGGACATTTCCCGGTTCAGTATTTTTGCCTGGGCATAAAGACCATTCGAAGACCTATCCAGACGACTCCACATCGACTTCACTTTTTCTTCATCGGCATGAGAGTTCACATAGAGGGTCAATCCCTGAAAGGTCTTTTCAAAATCAGGGAAATCCCGTTGATACTCTGCTGCATTATATCTCCCATTTTGTTCCAAGTGCAGGGTCTTCAGCAGATTTTCAGCCTGAATGGTAAAGCTCAAGTAATACCATTCGAATTTTCGGCCCTCACTTTTTTCCATCTCGGCCAATTCAGTAAGATCCAGACTGCGCTTGATTTTATCCATCTCCAGGGCAATGGCGATCTCTTTACCTCGCATGACATCGAGTTTTCCGGTGATAGCATCAAATAATTTCTTACCCTGTGCACAGGCATCGTCCTTATAATTTTGCTGAGAGTAGTAATTTTTCACCAGTTCCAAATCTGCCACCACAGCTTCCAGCGTTTCTACATAAGGCTTTAAAAAACTGGTTGCTGTGGCATAGCTGCCAGGATTTTTTTCAGCGAGAGTCAGGCTTTGCTTGCAGATCTCAAGCGCCTTCTTTC
This DNA window, taken from Deltaproteobacteria bacterium, encodes the following:
- the glnA gene encoding type I glutamate--ammonia ligase — encoded protein: MAKTAKDVVAFAKENKVAMIDVKFTDFIGTWQHWTCPMSQFSEATFTDGFAFDGSSIRGWQPINASDMGMIPDVNTAVLDPFTKVPTLSVIADIVDPITKQPYSRDPRYVAKKAEAYVKSSGVGDSINFGPEAEFFIFDSVRFDQTCNSGFYFVDSVEGRWNSGNEILPDGSTNLGYLPQNKGGYYPVAPVDTLVDIRAEMCLEMEKVGMIVEAQHHEVATGGQCEIDFKFSTLTTTADNLMWFKYIVKNVARRYGKTVTFMPKPLFGDNGSGMHCHQSIWKGSTPLFAGEKYGGISEMALHYIGGILKHSRSLAAFTNPTTNSYRRLVPGYEAPVNLAYSARNRSAAIRIPIVSSPKAKRIEVRFPDPSANGYLAFAALCMAGLDGIANKIDPGLALEKDIYALSSEELRSVPQMPGSLEESLNALREDNAYLLKGDVFTEDLLTKWLEYKTENEVDPVRLRPVPYEFSLYFDI
- a CDS encoding DUF3829 domain-containing protein, whose product is MRNKTLLLSLLLVSLLPACGFDKLLKKLEEQKKNAQTLTQNNNLNSLTQKLTNEVQNTLEKPKVQENPRETINQIINCYNNTQPAIAVTEHDYFSTLQTSQSICKYSRRIPSPIELTAQLSSISSHLGQGFGGYNGKKALEICKQSLTLAEKNPGSYATATSFLKPYVETLEAVVADLELVKNYYSQQNYKDDACAQGKKLFDAITGKLDVMRGKEIAIALEMDKIKRSLDLTELAEMEKSEGRKFEWYYLSFTIQAENLLKTLHLEQNGRYNAAEYQRDFPDFEKTFQGLTLYVNSHADEEKVKSMWSRLDRSSNGLYAQAKILNREMSTQQKVNDTLLDNFIHAYNSYIGDVNSQVFDRY